Genomic window (Xylanivirga thermophila):
GTTGCAAGGGCATATCTTGCCTTCTTTAAGGTGGGAGAGCTGTTAGAGATTGAATTAATTCAACCTGATGAACATCCTTCAACCTGGAGAGAGTTTTTGGATACTAAGGGGGAGGGAATACATCATATAGCATTCAATATAAAAGATACTAATGTAAAGATTAAAAAGTTGCAAGATATGGATATGCCGCTAATTCAAAGGGGTGAGTATGAAGGTGGACGATATGTAT
Coding sequences:
- a CDS encoding VOC family protein, which encodes MDKGVLGTNMVTQIGIVVKDIKETSKNYAQFLGLPQPEIILTDTVDKTRAMYKGEPCVARAYLAFFKVGELLEIELIQPDEHPSTWREFLDTKGEGIHHIAFNIKDTNVKIKKLQDMDMPLIQRGEYEGGRYVYIDALKDLKVIIETLEND